A window of Pseudophryne corroboree isolate aPseCor3 chromosome 1, aPseCor3.hap2, whole genome shotgun sequence genomic DNA:
tgaacagaaccagatgcgcccatcatgtttggtattgaagcaagcagaatgatgtgtgggttagtttgatgctggttgtgaagttgtgggacattgcagcggatagatatgattatatgtataaaagctaagatcactttgttaagaacaatggatgatcaagccaaccttttactaagattttcagggctgaacctgattaacatatacaaaggagagagagagacccctcccctaggaacagacacacaggaggatagttcctgtctgggggggttgggggtcagttttgctggtggcctcagagaacagatgtaatgaagctacactcagaacaaagctctcagaagcatggctggatcatcaccaggcaccaaaggctaagtattgaattcacatggctagataaggaaatatagacagattgctttctggtttaaataggatattgtaacttggtttgtgtgatagatctgggaatctgtgatggtagctgggacattagacaacctgtagcatagcatttgtggtatttgtttgcctatggtgatttaaaatatattgtactggttagttataatatatatcttgttaatcataaataccaccatgcagttgcgtttgggcatgtgcttgtggcagtggcgggctgagatgtgtggttacattgtgatctggtcttgtgatgaatatgctctggttattgagatactgaagttgtttggaatgtgaaagtgaataagatggttctaggaagttgtttggaatgtgaaagtgaataagatggttctaggaagttggattgaaattgtgaaaggtgatttagatggtttggaattgtaaaatcagaacatatgcattgttctgaggcttggacattttggaataaaatggagtcttgtgtcttctgctatgtgattgtggtgtagcagagagtgccatgtgtttggacctgcaaatctaaaatggctgctgccgggtattttcccctccccctttcaaccatgtggtgcagtctttggaatcatgggagctttaataaaatggagtctagcttctgtcccatgcggtattgtagggttgtgtatatagggacagccagtatgagtaagctcaagtatttcatcagcattgactaactgcacagcgattgttcctcacatgtgtaagcttctctgcaatcatattgttcctattgttattgtgagccatatcgtctctctctctctcttctcctctttctccctcattttcccttaaacgtaaattgtattgtattgtatttcctgtgtagttaacttggttagatattctatgttatattggtagtgtataattgtattgtattattcttttgcaagcataccatccataatatatatataaggcgttagaccctaagcccaggtatctgtgtatttcttatagtgttaagtactctcagagcgtcggtgacgctcaaacagctttgaagttaataaggttacactgtgttgcatttacactctaccactacacagaggtttacagtataagtacattccttaaggtatagttaagggagtacccttgcggtactttttgcgccaattgcgtactgtgttctttaacctttaacgtgtttttaataagataaatatttagctttgttagatgggggctcgtccgggatatcacgatcttaatgatgcactgtacattacaaacgcggctgtaattgaccggctaatgatggacatctcgcaaaatgctgaaagaaaaaaaaaacatccacgttaatgtattgtggtatcagtaagacgctgataggaaattttaagggacaaggcgtttctcataatatttaagatgctaaaatgtatttttattgtcgcaaaaccaggttcaaatggatcatatcgtgtttgattaagattagattgtttatctgtttaagtaggtttaaaagtacatttaaaagttactttgggagctagcatggtgattttctttatggcaggagaggccgcatggtctgtccaccattttgtgtgaccctcatggaggtggaagggggaggagcggccattttgggaaggtcaatattttttttttttgaacggctgattttcagttgactcaggaaataatcagccatccattgtcaaaaagaaatcatcatttaatgagtttttttaatgcatttatttaatctatatcatagtcaatcataagtaatagtgattggtacttatatgtaatgtctatatgtctgtgcttacatcaatgtatgttattagattaatttagaattgcattttcatctgtgtactttcacatatctcaccttcctgtttgccatttgcattgataacgtgctgagaaaatttgctgctatttaaaaaaaaaaaaggtaaggagtaatacttaagggagtaattgaaaaaaaacaagcacacagcatagaagatactgtgtggtgtttggtaagcgtttatatagtgaaatatcgcttacatttatagtaaggcgatacagaagccacaagacaatagcacacatttgttcagtttccaaaatttagtttaaataccttactttactgtaacgcctctggggagagctatcagactacgggaaatgatttttctgatcagaaaactataagaatgatagtgggttgaaaacggtatgagtgtattgaatcccgctttgtggactttgtgatctgtgtgataaaacggtattgaatcccgctttgtggactttgtgatctgtgtgatctttggtggaacgtgatgagcacggtctgagtgaaaacgtgcaacagagtgtgataaagttttcgttgtattacgctctggctgttttggagcacagtagggagactccaatgatcctaccatttatgggcaacaagtgtctataaggggtacgattggaccgcacggttgtaggtgtgaccaataacgcaacgtgatacgaggtaaattgccctcatacgtgttgtgggaagcacatgcaagcgtgatttgtgtaaagaaaaaaaaaaaggaagagaattttcactggtaaaatctctagagatagggcctgcaacggctacacgtgtctgctagaaggcggaccggagatacccggagcagaagaagctggtggaagagcttggaaaactcccaccgtagacttctgtgtttggtgcattttaggaagtttttttctgtgttaaaagaggtccacaatggcagccaagtgcacaacacagggacgttcagcagtcagggttcagactgcagaggcttgcagaccccgagggtctgctcggttagtaatgtgggggaagtatggtccccacactgagaccttttgtgatgaatggacacgaatgactgcgggggataaagcaccatttcctgggataggtagttttgactcagaggtgttgcataatttaaggcggaggatctgtctcataaaatcctggaaacaacgagttaaacatgatgattgtttgcagatatggctacaggaaagtgacatgcaaagaaatgtaacttacatacctaattttcatcttgagaggagagacatggcaatggagaggattatggttgcagagaaatggcacaatgttgtacgataaaaatgcacttagtaactgtattaagaacgaaagtaacaaatgtaataatgtttataaaaatgaaagtgtaaaaatcacaaatgttaacctgtgcaagtcgcaccccatgttaaacttccctcaggattatcagcaagaaagtgagcccagaacgatgtcggcatctcttccagcagccagcctacaagacatccaggtggacgcgaccaaattggtaaaggcaataatcaaaccccctaacggagggtcaggtgaggtcgtgtccacaggtacgtacaatgttttatatcacgcacaaacaaatgtaccccatattgtaagaccaaaacaaggtgatgtaattgagtttagtcctgtcagggtgatcacagtccccaatgggaagactgacgatcagggaaccattcccgtcaaggacagtgcaatgcgccatccctggtcccggacagaattgagattaatcatgtctgattacccagatcctaggaaagatctaactgtatgatcaaagattcacagaaggtatatcaactccctagacaacgacataatcatggtatccaaggaatcaggtaggtacagggaaagcggttgatggtgatgagcatccaagcgtttgaggaggcatcaaatcaaccaaaaccccaggccattggcacatggaggaactcaaggatttgtgatctttgcaaaagagaagggcattatgccagcaactgtaatagcccacataaagtcagaccccctagaccaagaaatgagaaaagttaggacacaccaaattataatcagggatcatataggaagaattttgggccacacccatgatatgtggtcaggaaaggtgatcattaggactgatggtaagcctgaggtaacggttaacaaatagggaggtcattcactgaagacacaggaatgaccaggtgaaacgttgtaaatgtatttgtggaaaaatttttttttttcctctctctctccccatctctgacgattattggtaagaactcaaacattgcatatccgcttggtctttgcagaagtctaccaaaccccagcatgacctatccacatcaatgtatcctggccagatacagaaagtggagtatggtgctggagggagggacggcgcaaagaaaccattggacatgtagatatgacagcctgacgatctgacaatgttttaaaatgtttgaaaaatgtttttttctcttttcctattgatggctattgttgatttaagtaatatacacatgcatataaattgttctctctcttttgttttttttgctgttgttgttttctctctcttctcactcatgctttcatgttttaaagatggtatgtcacccatcagttagacaaatggtaatgcaagatttttgctccttacagaaagatcgctggtttggagggaatattgcatcaccagaatgttcgtttggaagactgagagacagcacctttgagaagacagcagaacaagaagaacaacaagacgagagaactaattatcgtaacaagtctctcttccccctcaaactgattttctgtaccccattacaaatttcttcttttctcctcctgtaagatggacttgccccaagagactgtgatatggattttcctgttgaccatgatgttgaccagagcagtctgtttcggtgagagtatcagtgaggtcgagaaaggatccagaaaggtcctaatgataaagatggaggtgtaaatttccaataacaacccaatcaccaagcaaaggcgagtaccggaaacgatccagcagccatgttatctgtaaacattttcttttaaggattgttagctgaagaaaactgtatctgtaggctctgtaacaatgtcattgaggatgggtgcattaagaaatgccaatccagttttaatatccatatggaccggcatcccttgagtgactatcactctttagtgggtagtgtgttgaataaaacagattgttgggtatgctctcaagtgcctcaaggtcatagcaaatcagggctagtaccatttcctttaacagtaggggaggtacttgagctaaagggtgggagaccggtggacaggaggtttaatatctacagccctcctagtttgaagctccaccaatatcatgtggataggtccctattatgttttaacatctccaatccccgaaagccgggaaattgggaagtgtcatggagtaaccaaaccatgaccttttcgcatagagcagatagaatgcctacagatacagagctcatacgccacatagccgatagtggaaaatatttccgatataggtataccttaggaaacaggattacgagagttggagaggtatcaccaggatactgtgcacatatcgtacaacctgatacgtgtactaaacagatgggagaattagggttaggagatttcacatggaaggtttgtaatatggttatgacatattccgtcccatatgttctccccgatgatgcatatttcatatgcgggagaaaggcgtatgagcggcttgccccaaactctgaaggattgtgttatattggaaaagtactacctgaggtaatgagtctaaggagtgaagaaactgtaatttcaatggatttgatttatgacccaacggtagaaacaatgatgtaatgaaaatgcgattatacggtccgtttctttcacctgtttttccgtttttctccaaggtaaaaagacccacttggacgaggaatttgacgagccgatatacagacaacagatggattaaagaagaagttttgacaaccttatacacagatttttgatgaactatgccatggatccccagtttccctagaaattttaaaattacgctagccaaacacttttgtaaatctatggacattgacagcttttgcccgcaccttatgggcaaaggcacaaagaagactgcaaccaacagacaccgaacaagacttcaaccgacaaatgtacattaacctgacatagaataccactgcatttaccataagtgttctttatcttcatttctacaaccctcaggtaatgacacacatagtcgatagggaatccaggcacagatatcagcaatcacatatctcccccattcatgtatcatcaactaaaatgtgctcccccattttgttgcaaccaaaagccgaaacgagctcggtaaagtttgacagcccatgcacagacccttagtacaggataagaaggaattcaaatgtatacttcgcaatacctcgaagcttgatttaaaacacgtacggcacgatgatacatgaccccccaaacatggattcatacatacatacttctgctatctcactaggtcatacctttttcccaccttcttctctcctcccttacccaatcatagaaatgtatttacatatgacatatatttttctctttttgaaatgttttaggaagtggcagttattggtgactgccaaagggtggactgtcaaagtcaaaaatattacatagagagaacatacaaaccacacacacatttaagtcgctatacttgcaaatatgcgcagcgagcacagcaatatatggaaacacgcatttgctcggacatggcacggagatggattcggcgcttgtttcatacagtacatggttataataatgtcaagcaccagacatcatggagatttagaattggctgatgaattgatgtcatgaatatgtattatctgaacagaaccagatgcgcccatcatgtttggtattgaagcaagcagaatgatgtgtgggttagtttgatgctggttgtgaagttgtgggacattgcagcggatagatatgattatatgtataaaagctaagatcactttgttaagaacaatggatgatcaagccaaccttttactaagattttcagggctgaacctgattaacatatacaaaggagagagagagacccctcccctaggaacagacacacaggaggatagttcctgtctgggggggttgggggtcagttttgctggtggcctcagagaacagatgtaatgaagctacactcagaacaaagctctcagaagcatggctggatcatcaccaggcaccaaaggctaagtattgaattcacatggctagataaggaaatatagacagattgctttctggtttaaataagatattgtaacttggtttgtgtgatagatctgggaatctgtgatggtagctgggacattagacaacctgtagcatagcatttgtggtatttgtttgcctatggtgatttaaaatagattgtactggttagttataatatatatcttgttaatcataaataccaccatgcagttgcgtttgggcttgtggcagtggcgggctgagatgtgtggttacattgtgatctggtcttgtgatgaatatgctctggttattgagatactgaagttgtttggaatgtgaaagtgaataagatggttctaggaagttgtttggaatgtgaaagtgaataagatggttctaggaagttggattgaaattgtgaaaggtgatttagatggtttggaattgtaaaatcagaacatatgcattgttctgaggcttggacattttggaataaaatggagtcttgtgtcttctgctatgtgattgtggtgtagcagagagtgccatgtgtttggacctgcaaatctaaaatggctgctgccgggtattttcccctccccctttcaaccatgtggtgcagtctttggaatcatgggagctttaataaaatggagtctagcttctgtcccatgcggtattgtagggttgtgtatatagggacagccagtatgagtaagctcaagtatttcatcagcattgactaactgcacagcgattgttcctcacatgtgtaagcttctctgcaatcatattgttcctattgttattgtgagccatatcttctctctctctctctctcttctcctctttctccctcattttcccttaaacgtaaattgtattgtattgtatttcctgtgtagttaacttggttagatattctatgttatattggtagtgtataattgtattgtattattcttttgcaagcataccatccataatatatatataaggcgttagaccctaagcccaggtatctgtgtatttcttatagtgttaagtactctcagagcgtcggtgacgctcaaacagctttgaagttaataaggttacactgtgttgcatttacactctaccactacacagaggtttacagtataagtacattccttaaggtatagttaagggagtacccttgcggtactttttgcgccaattgcgtactgtgttctttaacctttaacgtgtttttaataagataaatatttagctttgttaggggGGAGATGTGAAGAAGAGagaggatggaggaggaggagaagaagagatgGAAAAAGAGagagggatggaggaggaggaggagaagaagaagagagaagaagaaagagggagggaggataaaagagaaggagaaagagggagggagggggagaagaagaaagcaggagaaagagaggaagggaggagAAGAAGTGAGAAGGagaaagagagaagaggagaggtgaagagagagaagggggaaaagaggcatggaggaggagaaggagggaggaggagaggaaagagggagggggaggaggaggaagaaaagaGAGAagtagaagaagagagtgagagaaagggggtagagagagagggagggaggagaagaAGAATAGAGGGATGGAGGAGAAGAAGAATAGAAGGAGGGAGGAGAagaagagagaaggagagagggagggaggggagtaGGACAAGAAAGAGTGAGGAGGAGAAAGAGGGAGGAGGAAAAGAAGAGAGGGAACAGGAGCAGAAGGGGGATGATGAGGAGATGAAGACGAGAGTgggagagaaggagggaggaggagtagaagaagagagaaggagaaagagtgagggaggaggagaagaagcaggagggaggaggaggagaagaagagacaGGGAGGGGAGAAGaagaagagaggggaaaagggagggaggagaagaagagaggggataagggagggaggagaaaaagagggagagagggGAAGGCAGAGGGATGGAGGAGGAGAGGAGAGACAATGAGGGAGTTGGAGAAGAAgggaggggaagagagagggaggaggcacaggcagaactctgggaggcaatggagtcatctgccgccgggctcctgctttgaagggggcacctctcctcccattctgtgacaccattgaattaagttaactgatagctgctgctgtcttttcagtggctgacttcctcactggtccctgcaccttacaatcacaccctctttattatacacattttacaagtgtcacacccaggattagaaaccacaacctattacactggaagcagacaccttactgatgaagctgtttgtgcctgtataggaaatatgagaattttaactatatgaagatacttctctgacaattacacataacttcatatagttaaaattctcatgcaTCTTCTAcaagagcaaatagctccatcagtaaagtgtctgttgTCAGTGtagcaggtcatgggttctaattctgggtatgactgctaagaaatgtgttatttaaaataagagacaattaaatgtataaatacagtatataattttttttcagaacactccacacacacacacacacacacacacacacacacacacacacacacacacacacacacacacatttatcttcaTATAGGAAATGGggtgcaccaatatttatcttgcctccgggcaactgggacgaagttacgccactgagaggaggagaggatgaaAGAGGGCAGACAAGAGAAGAGAAGGAGAAGAAAGAGGAGAGAGTGGAGAGGAGGGGAAAAGAAGGgggagggagaaaaagagagaggggagaggaagaggaaaagaaaGAAAGGGAGGAAGGCGTAAGAGAAGAAaaatatagggagagagagagggatgggagAGAGAATAGGGAGAGAATTGGAGAAGAAAGAGAGATTAGGAGAAGAGAAAAGAGAGAGGAGGAGAAAAGTACGAGAGAGGGGGAGGAAGAGaagtagagagagagggggaggaggagaagagagaggggggagaggaggaagTGAGTCATAAAAAATATATCACATTTATTAATAAATCACACagattaattaataaaaataagagtatatacatactcatacatataaaaatatatacaaaaacatATTAGCTGTGGGGTTACCATGATCGGAACGGCTGAATGTACAGTATGGAAGCGATGTCTCTCTCTGATATTAATAACCGGGAGGGTGCCAATGGAAtggaatggaatcccacacaaggataggggggtacagggtgtcaaacacacacaggggtagggggtacagggtgtcacacacacagggatagggggtacagggtgtcacacacacacaggggtagaggggtacagggtgtcacacacacaagggtaggggtacagggtgccacacacacacactaggatagggggcacagggtgtcacacacacaggggtaggggatacagggtgtcacgcacacacaggggtaggggggtacacagggccataactagcagTGTGCttgcggtgccttgcccacagcgcaaatgcgcaATGGGCACAGTGCCGCCAGCAACGCCCGCACGACCGCGCTCCTGCCGCCACCGCTATCAATCAAGCACCCGTGACAAGCCGGTCATCTGCCTGGCCAGCTGCCCGCCCACCTATCTGCCAATCTTTTTACCCACCCGCCCCTGCCGGAAAGTGAGGGAATGCCCGGGTCCTGCTTGCCGTCGGCTACTGCTCACAGCAGCAGCCAAATAAAGCTGTGTATAgcgaccagctgtgccgggaccaattgGAATAGAGGGAGGGATTTTTAAACCGGACTGAGAGACAGAGAAGGCATTCTcaaagggagctgaccttgaaaaagacccaggtagggtcggaacgcgtgggtgccctgGTGGACTTACCTGTGAGAGGAGGACGTGGTACGATCAATGCCAAAGAAGGGAGGCGGACGGACACATGAAtaactctcctgctgcagctggaaagcctGATGTCCACACGTCTGTGGAACTGTTTTGTGCCAGTTTCTACCTGcatttggtaattacccattgccCTACCTATACAGGATTTAGTCCACCATTGAATGCCATCATATTAATTGCTGTTTAATTACAGTGATAGAAAGTGGGTTTTTTCAGCTGACCACCATTTTATTGTATTTTAATTGAATTGTACAATGTGATTCTGCGATATTAAATTTGTTTTAATAGAAGGTACTGCACTATG
This region includes:
- the LOC135050438 gene encoding octapeptide-repeat protein T2-like, encoding MEKERGMEEEEEKKKREEERGREDKREGERGREGEKKKAGEREEGRRRSEKEKERRGEVKREKGEKRHGGGEGGRRRGKREGEEEEEKREVEEESERKGVEREGGRRRRIEGWRRRRIEGGRRRREKERGREGSRTRKSEEEKEGGGKEEREQEQKGDDEEMKTRVGEKEGGGVEEERRRKKRKTIFLASHYPLMVFKKEPGPTNHKGCALASRLKEPVTEQEEDQIQTGQKARRGGE